A stretch of the Planktothricoides raciborskii GIHE-MW2 genome encodes the following:
- a CDS encoding NB-ARC domain-containing protein, with the protein MDFQEVLKWTDEQIFAKTGEHLDSLQATILQGTWQGQKYPEIAENYKCSEIHVKKKAAKLWHMLSEVLGEDIHKLNFRAIAERFHISNISSDFVQIGNQFGNINICGEKIHNSKVPSPSKSPQNSQPSPRQTQIDLRDAPEIFRFYNRTPELATLNQWFLTDRSRLIAIFGLSGIGKTALAVQLVAQIQDKFDYIIWRSLNKAPTLAQLQANIIQFLNTNNNTNNPAFTEELKNNSATLLDYFRSDRCLVILDDVQMIFSNKELAAEYQPGWENYGLFFEQIAELSHNSCLLLLGWEKPRSVTKLEGETAPVRSLQLNGLGQAAREIFREKGLKDEDKWDEAIALYGDNPLWLKLIAATINDLFGGRVGEFLTYDTLFLSEDLIAVLDPMFQRLSDVEKVAIAALANATTPVSLAQLQKSTKLSPSDLLKAMQSLSRRCLIEKRDEAKETVFSMQPVVKAYVKSRRD; encoded by the coding sequence ATGGACTTTCAGGAAGTCTTAAAATGGACAGATGAGCAAATATTCGCCAAGACTGGGGAACACCTGGATTCTCTGCAAGCAACTATCCTGCAAGGAACTTGGCAGGGACAAAAATATCCAGAAATAGCTGAAAACTACAAATGCAGCGAAATTCACGTTAAGAAGAAAGCGGCGAAATTATGGCATATGTTATCAGAGGTGTTGGGAGAAGATATTCATAAACTTAATTTTCGGGCTATAGCCGAGAGATTCCACATCTCAAATATTTCAAGTGATTTTGTTCAAATTGGCAATCAATTTGGCAATATTAATATATGCGGGGAAAAAATACATAATTCCAAAGTGCCATCACCCTCTAAATCACCCCAAAACTCTCAACCAAGTCCCAGACAAACTCAAATTGATTTAAGGGACGCTCCGGAAATATTTAGATTCTACAATCGCACACCGGAACTGGCCACCCTCAACCAGTGGTTTTTAACAGATCGCAGCCGACTAATTGCCATATTCGGATTGAGTGGTATTGGCAAAACTGCTCTCGCTGTTCAGCTTGTAGCACAGATTCAAGATAAGTTTGATTATATTATCTGGCGCAGCTTGAATAAGGCTCCCACCCTGGCACAATTGCAAGCTAATATCATTCAATTTCTAAATACAAATAATAATACAAATAATCCTGCATTTACAGAAGAATTGAAGAATAATTCAGCCACCTTGCTTGATTATTTTCGCTCCGATCGCTGTTTGGTGATACTCGATGATGTGCAGATGATTTTCAGTAACAAAGAATTAGCCGCTGAGTATCAACCGGGCTGGGAAAATTATGGCTTATTTTTTGAGCAAATCGCCGAATTATCCCATAACAGTTGCTTGCTGCTGCTGGGCTGGGAAAAACCTAGATCCGTGACTAAATTAGAGGGAGAAACTGCCCCAGTGCGATCGCTGCAATTGAATGGCTTGGGACAGGCCGCAAGGGAAATTTTCCGAGAAAAAGGTTTAAAAGATGAGGACAAATGGGACGAGGCGATCGCTCTTTACGGGGACAACCCTTTATGGCTGAAATTAATTGCCGCCACCATCAATGATTTATTTGGCGGTAGAGTTGGGGAATTTTTAACCTACGATACGCTATTTTTAAGCGAGGATTTAATTGCCGTTTTAGATCCCATGTTTCAGCGCTTATCGGATGTGGAAAAAGTGGCGATCGCCGCTTTAGCGAATGCAACGACGCCGGTTTCCCTGGCTCAATTGCAAAAGTCAACCAAATTATCTCCCTCGGATTTATTAAAAGCCATGCAATCTTTAAGCCGTCGTTGCTTAATTGAAAAACGGGATGAAGCCAAAGAAACCGTTTTTTCTATGCAGCCAGTAGTGAAAGCTTATGTCAAAAGCCGGAGAGACTAG
- a CDS encoding pentapeptide repeat-containing protein: protein MTSKDPIGNELKPLHIEVADLKKEDLRGAYLRGAYLRDADLSGADLSEACISYADMIGANLTGANLSGAILTECNLNIANLSDSKLTEANLRGAKLLGADLSDADLRGVNLRSATLISANLSGANLSGANLSGADLSEADLRGTILQRAVYDLRTRFIEGFDAQKAGAYWITSNISLPQVNLSGVDLSEVNLKRSDLRGANLRNAKLIACNLEAVNLFRANLSGADLREANLKGINLQKAVYDIKTQVSDGIDLALFGAYKIAPNVSLLEVNLAGVDLSGADLRGANLNNANLNKILLLDADLTKANLRKASLENANLKNADLRWADLIGANLSQVDLSQADLRWVDLTRVDLRGANLRLADLREADLTGASLNQVNLSEADLRGVDLTRADLRGANLSKADLRKADLTKANLQWANLEGANLDDVDLSTTFS, encoded by the coding sequence TTGACCAGCAAAGACCCAATTGGCAACGAATTAAAACCCCTCCACATTGAAGTGGCAGACCTAAAAAAAGAAGACCTCCGAGGAGCGTATCTCAGAGGTGCATATCTTAGGGATGCCGATCTCAGTGGCGCTGACTTAAGTGAAGCCTGCATCAGCTATGCCGATATGATTGGCGCAAACCTGACGGGTGCTAACTTGAGTGGGGCGATTTTGACTGAATGTAACCTGAATATTGCTAACTTAAGTGATAGTAAATTAACTGAGGCAAATTTGCGGGGCGCAAAGCTTTTGGGTGCAGACCTGAGTGATGCGGATCTCCGAGGGGTGAATTTGCGATCGGCGACCTTAATTAGTGCCAATCTGAGTGGGGCGAACCTCAGTGGAGCTAATCTGAGTGGGGCTGACTTAAGTGAGGCGGATCTCCGAGGCACGATTTTGCAACGGGCAGTTTACGATCTGAGAACTCGTTTTATTGAAGGCTTCGACGCCCAAAAAGCCGGTGCTTACTGGATTACTTCTAATATCTCGTTGCCACAAGTGAACCTGAGTGGAGTGGATCTTAGTGAAGTGAACCTGAAGCGATCGGATTTACGGGGTGCCAACTTAAGGAACGCTAAATTAATTGCCTGCAATCTGGAAGCCGTGAATCTATTCCGAGCTAACTTGAGTGGCGCCGATTTGCGAGAGGCGAATCTGAAAGGAATTAACCTGCAAAAGGCGGTCTATGATATTAAAACACAAGTGTCTGATGGGATCGATCTGGCATTGTTCGGTGCTTATAAAATTGCCCCTAATGTTTCTTTGTTAGAAGTCAACTTAGCTGGGGTAGATTTGAGTGGGGCAGATTTACGGGGAGCTAATTTAAATAATGCAAATTTAAATAAGATTTTGCTGTTAGATGCTGACCTCACTAAAGCGAATTTAAGAAAAGCTTCTCTAGAAAATGCGAATCTGAAAAATGCCGATCTCAGATGGGCTGATTTGATTGGGGCAAATTTAAGTCAGGTAGATTTGAGTCAAGCAGATTTACGATGGGTTGATTTGACAAGAGTTGACCTCCGAGGCGCAAATTTACGATTGGCCGATTTGCGAGAAGCGGATTTAACAGGTGCTAGTTTAAATCAGGTAAATTTAAGTGAAGCGGATCTCAGAGGGGTGGATTTGACTAGAGCGGATCTCAGAGGAGCTAATTTGAGCAAAGCGGATTTGAGAAAGGCCGATTTGACTAAGGCGAATTTACAATGGGCGAATTTGGAGGGAGCTAACCTTGACGATGTAGATTTGAGTACCACATTTTCCTAA
- a CDS encoding Npun_R2821/Npun_R2822 family protein, with protein MTRGIYITANDRVMDQAIALLNSIRAYDSETPIILIPYDDKYQTVAARLEKDYGVQIYPDLAFIDRLSKNLQQIFGENFFARPNQFRKQACWFGPFDEFLYLDTDIVVFEKIIDCLNYLSDCDFLCCDYQHLGGITNVFTPAVIENQVFAQTDLQDLFNCGWWAAKKCLITEQDLSETFRECAAHPEYFDFSQKTSDQPIINYMILKLVKRRFNLVRRPGGAPGSWAGSRHFQRQGNQLIDGKIGQPLQYLHWAGIRIEPGCPYWDIWEHYRYLNEPKPETSPQIVESKNLGSNIKKMLKFFLQKM; from the coding sequence ATGACTCGTGGCATTTATATTACGGCAAATGACCGGGTAATGGATCAGGCGATCGCCTTACTGAATAGTATCCGAGCTTACGATAGTGAAACGCCAATTATTTTGATTCCTTACGATGATAAGTATCAAACCGTAGCCGCACGGCTGGAAAAAGACTATGGGGTGCAAATTTACCCAGATTTAGCTTTTATCGATCGCCTATCCAAAAACTTACAACAAATTTTTGGCGAAAATTTCTTTGCTCGACCGAATCAATTTAGAAAACAAGCCTGTTGGTTTGGACCCTTTGATGAATTTTTATACCTGGATACCGATATTGTAGTGTTTGAGAAAATCATTGACTGTTTAAATTACTTATCCGACTGTGACTTTCTCTGTTGTGACTATCAACATTTAGGCGGCATCACCAATGTATTTACTCCAGCGGTGATTGAAAATCAGGTGTTCGCCCAAACCGATTTACAAGATTTGTTTAATTGTGGCTGGTGGGCGGCAAAAAAATGCTTAATCACCGAACAAGATTTATCCGAAACTTTTCGAGAATGTGCTGCCCATCCAGAATATTTTGATTTTTCCCAAAAAACATCGGATCAACCGATTATTAATTATATGATTTTAAAGCTAGTCAAACGGCGGTTTAATCTTGTGCGGCGTCCTGGTGGTGCCCCCGGAAGTTGGGCGGGCAGTCGCCATTTCCAACGCCAAGGAAATCAACTGATTGATGGAAAAATTGGTCAACCTTTGCAGTACCTCCACTGGGCGGGGATTAGAATTGAACCAGGTTGTCCCTACTGGGATATTTGGGAACATTACCGATATCTCAACGAGCCAAAACCGGAAACAAGCCCCCAAATCGTTGAATCAAAAAATCTGGGTAGTAACATAAAAAAAATGCTGAAATTTTTTTTACAAAAAATGTAG
- a CDS encoding PEP-CTERM sorting domain-containing protein → MQDGNTYLAAYHYIPERNWTQKSYTGLEASDFSLAFADGNVNNLHPDFTKNGSEITWGFFRANSSCRNCSGYTVVGGIDDWSVTVHTADPVPEPSSILGAIAGGTFGIRFFRKKRSLLNN, encoded by the coding sequence GTGCAAGACGGCAATACTTATTTAGCAGCTTATCATTATATTCCGGAACGGAACTGGACACAGAAATCATATACTGGTTTAGAAGCATCAGATTTTAGCTTGGCTTTTGCTGACGGTAATGTCAATAATCTTCATCCAGATTTTACAAAAAATGGATCGGAAATCACCTGGGGTTTCTTCCGCGCCAACAGTAGCTGTCGCAATTGTTCAGGCTATACTGTTGTAGGCGGTATTGATGATTGGAGCGTGACGGTACATACAGCCGATCCAGTCCCCGAACCCTCTTCAATTTTAGGCGCTATAGCTGGTGGTACATTTGGCATCCGCTTTTTTAGAAAAAAACGCTCTCTCCTTAACAATTAA
- a CDS encoding type II toxin-antitoxin system VapC family toxin encodes MKPTVIIDTGFLVALLNRSEQYHSWVKNQLNNISSPIITCEPVITETCFLLRKIYGAETTILNLINSQKLKIPFRLIDEFSMVHQLMQRYQSVPMSLADACLVRMAEIYPNSLVLTLDSDFRIYRKNKNEIIPLVIPNER; translated from the coding sequence ATGAAACCAACAGTAATTATTGACACAGGGTTTCTGGTTGCTCTTTTAAACCGTAGCGAACAATACCATAGTTGGGTCAAAAATCAACTCAACAATATTTCTTCACCAATCATAACCTGCGAACCTGTGATAACTGAAACCTGCTTTTTGTTAAGAAAAATTTATGGTGCAGAAACAACCATTCTAAACTTGATTAACAGCCAAAAGCTAAAAATTCCGTTTAGACTCATCGATGAATTTTCGATGGTTCATCAATTAATGCAACGTTACCAGTCTGTTCCGATGTCTCTAGCAGATGCCTGTTTAGTGCGTATGGCAGAGATTTATCCGAATAGCCTTGTCTTGACCCTTGATAGTGACTTTAGAATCTATCGGAAAAATAAAAATGAAATCATCCCTTTAGTGATTCCTAACGAGCGATAA